The following is a genomic window from Candidatus Thermoplasmatota archaeon.
CAAGCTCTACAGTGAATTCGTTTTCATCTAAATTTGAATAGTAGTCGTCAGTAGCAATCCATTTTTTATCATCACCGATATCAACATATTTGTAATAAAAAGGTATAGAATAAGGACAGCCTAAAATTGCGATATAAGGATTTTCAAGATAACTTTGGAAAAACTTTTCGAACTTTTTTGTTTTATTAAGTACGTTATTTAAATCGACTTTTATTTTTACAGTAATATTATTTGCCATTGCTGCTATTTCCTCTTCACGCTCTTTAAAATTTACAAAAGCATCTTCAGGCAAGCGTTCATGCGAAGAAGCTACTACAATACCGGTTCTACCAGCTGCTAAGTAAGGTGCTAGACAAGATATTTTCGAGAGCCCGTGCTCAGAGTGCGTATCTTTTGGGTTTGTTAATACAATATAATTAAAGCTTCCAAATCTTTTGTACATAAAATCTAGTAATAGCTCTTGCGCCTCTTGGATAGAGTTAAGCTTCCAACTTTTTCCGTAACCTGAGAGCTCGCCGCATACAACTGTGTATTTTACATTAAGTGCTTTGAGGGTTGGCACAATGTTATTAACATTTTCTGTTACGAGCACTGGTATATTTAGATAAGAAGCTAAAGGTGCAATAGTAAGTGCAATTTCATAAGCTTGAGGCTGCAAAATTATCGCTCCATCGCTGCTCTTCCAGAAACGCTCTGCAGCAGCAATGGAAGCGCTTTCAGCTTCGCCCTCCAGCCTAAAGCTGCTCTCAGGACTGAAAATAGCTAGAAAATTATCTGATTGCTCGCCCTCTACAACTAGAGGAGATAATAATTTCTCTTCTCTATCGTAATACAATGCTACCGGCGTTCCTATAAGAGCAAAATAAGACATATTAGAAACAATTATTGTTGTGCTCCCTAACTTGCGCTCGGATCTAGAGTTGAGTAAATCTTCAAAGCTAGGTTTTTTAGCGTAAGCTAGTAAATAATAAGCGCTTGCAACTATAATGGAAATAATAATTATTACTGCTACGAGCTTCTTTAGTTTCATTACTTTTAATTATAGCTTTGCATGTATAAAAATTTATAACTTTAAATATAGACCACGGCAGCCAAGCAAGCACCGTAATGGTCCATAGGTATGGAAAGCTCCTCTATTTTATATCTAATAGATCCTAGCTCAACGCCTCTCAGCTTAGCCATTTCTTCTAACTTCCATTGCAAAATTTCTTTCATAGCTCTTTTGTTCATATGCCCATGACCCTCTGCCACGTAGCCTCCTTGTCTGTCTTTTCTAAATGCATAAGCTATACCTGCAGAAATAGTTTCACCTTCGCTACCGCGCATTTGAGCTAGTACACACTGCACTAGAGCTCCTGTCGGCAATTTCTTCTTGGGCACTTGCTTTATTGCGCCTGGGAGTATAGAAGAAACTGATATAATATTTTGCTCGCCAATACCTGCATTAAGCAACGCTTTGT
Proteins encoded in this region:
- a CDS encoding arginine decarboxylase, pyruvoyl-dependent, yielding MLEVPTKFFVTSGKAISRVTDLNAFDKALLNAGIGEQNIISVSSILPGAIKQVPKKKLPTGALVQCVLAQMRGSEGETISAGIAYAFRKDRQGGYVAEGHGHMNKRAMKEILQWKLEEMAKLRGVELGSIRYKIEELSIPMDHYGACLAAVVYI
- a CDS encoding C25 family cysteine peptidase, with product MKLKKLVAVIIIISIIVASAYYLLAYAKKPSFEDLLNSRSERKLGSTTIIVSNMSYFALIGTPVALYYDREEKLLSPLVVEGEQSDNFLAIFSPESSFRLEGEAESASIAAAERFWKSSDGAIILQPQAYEIALTIAPLASYLNIPVLVTENVNNIVPTLKALNVKYTVVCGELSGYGKSWKLNSIQEAQELLLDFMYKRFGSFNYIVLTNPKDTHSEHGLSKISCLAPYLAAGRTGIVVASSHERLPEDAFVNFKEREEEIAAMANNITVKIKVDLNNVLNKTKKFEKFFQSYLENPYIAILGCPYSIPFYYKYVDIGDDKKWIATDDYYSNLDENEFTVELASGRPIALSLSATSCLLSRSLCYDKYKENYNEGAGATTTNNLANTEWKSAGYVGSGDDWNGAIWMMRPEHARAHRYLLQNDYFVYTTKRRLSGETVAQDILKLYTSSSMIYVMAHGSPSGYNMVDSIEGEDVQEWGLLGPSVLILISCSAGRIDVEDIDKTISLSFMSVGTNAYIAGTRTEWTEGSPEISFYCLRSLVSEDAAVGIAFRDAKNYFVKEYVETGKLDYYHAGIKQLYAEPAFNPYTPNIEG